In Eupeodes corollae chromosome 3, idEupCoro1.1, whole genome shotgun sequence, a single genomic region encodes these proteins:
- the LOC129952338 gene encoding epidermal growth factor receptor isoform X2 gives MIEFSKNKMDISIWRLWIFWIILQALVKPGYLSSATSAGYVDDGDMKVCIGTKARLSVPSNREHHYRNLRDRYNNCTYVDGNLELTWLQDPNLDLSFLENIREVTGYILISHVDVKNVVFPRLQIIRGRTLFKLNVQDEEFALFATYSKMYTLEMPLLRDILEGSVGFYNNFNLCNIKTIRWTEIISGPDDVFNYVYNFTLPERECPKCHESCQDGCWGEGPKNCQKFSKINCSPQCAQGRCFGPRPRECCHLFCAGGCTGPTQKECIACKNFYDEGICKEECPPMQKYNPTNYLWESNPDGKYAYGATCVKDCPEHLLKDSGACVRVCPSTKMAKNGECVPCNGPCPKTCPGKEILDSGNIDEFKGCTVIEGSIRILEQSFTGYQSVHKNYSLGPRYLSMHPNRLEVFSTVKEITGYLDIQGMHPDFKNLSYFRNLEVIHGRQLMENYFASLSIVVSSLESLELRSLKRINSGAVVIQQNERMCFVNGIAWGKILKSLDHGVVIAKNRNETDCEKDKMVCSDQCNNAGCWGAGSDQCLECKNFAFNGTCIADCKNITNAYQFDAKTCKECHPECRTCSGPGADHCDECVHVRDEHRCVTVCPDNKYADQSGICRECHETCEGCTGPKNTIGYEGCKTCDVAIINSDATVDRCLKTNEKCPAGYYREFVNPQEQGSLKPLAGKAICRKCHPRCELCTGYGFHEQVCQKCAGYKRGEQCEDECPPDYFADEATRKCISCDEECKGCTGPGSENCQACVNFKVFNEGEPSDNSTSFNCTKKCPEDFSHIVYQSFNVGSYCSATPPQRITMLDAGHDNYVVTLIAFGTLIMLLCTLSVITYVCRQKTKANKEAVKMTMVLSGCEDSEPLRPTNIGANLSKLRIVKEAELRKGGVLGMGAFGRVFKGVWVPEGENVKIPVAIKELLKSSGVESSEEFLREAYIMASVEHPNLLKLLAVCMTSQMMLITQLMPLGCLLDYVRNNKDKIGSKALLNWSTQIAKGMSYLEEKRLVHRDLAARNVLVQTPSCVKITDFGLAKLLTGDSNEYKAAGGKMPIKWLALECIRHRVFTSKSDVWAFGVTIWELLTFGQRPHENIPAKDIPDLIEVGLKLEQPEICSLDIYCTLLSCWHLDAEMRPSFKQLVNVFAEFARDPGRYLVIAGDKFTRLPSYTSQDEKDLIRKLAPTFEGPEPVVEAEDYLQPKAARPGPSNETSDELPTKLNRYCKDPMNKSSSGGDDETDSNAREVGVGNLRLDLPVDEDDYLMPTCQSASANPLGTGPGGYMDLIGVPASVDNPEYLMNGQTLSSNDAPIPTQTIGIPVVIMPNGTTNGVIIEGEQTSSDHEYYNDTQRELQPLHRSETRV, from the exons TTTGTATTGGAACTAAGGCACGATTGTCGGTGCCATCGAACCGGGAACATCACTATAGGAACCTAAGAGATCGATATAACAATTGCACTTATGTTGATGGTAATCTGGAACTAACATGGTTGCAAGATCCTAATTTAGATTTGAGTTTTCTTGAGAATATCCGCGAAGTCACTGGCTATATACTCATCAGTCACGTGGATGTCAAGAATGTCGTTTTTCCAAG ACTTCAAATTATTCGTGGACGAACACTTTTCAAGCTGAATGTCCAGGATGAAGAGTTTGCTCTGTTTGCAACTTACTCGAAGATGTACACGTTGGAGATGCCTTTGTTGAGGGATATTCTTGAGGGATCGGTGGGCTTCTATAATAATTTCAATCTTTGCAATATCAAGACCATCAGATGGACTGAGATTATTTCGGGACCGGACGACGTTTTCAACTATGTCTATAACTTCACTCTGCCGGAGAGGGAGTGTCCGAAGTGTCATGAATCTTGCCAGGACGGTTGTTGGGGTGAAGGACCGAAGAACTGTCAGAAGTTCTCCAAGATCAATTGCTCGCCGCAGTGTGCTCAGGGGCGCTGCTTTGGGCCAAGACCTCGGGAATGCTGTCACCTATTCTGCGCTGGTGGGTGTACTGGCCCGACGCAGAAGGAGTGCATCGCATGCAAGAATTTCTATGACGAAGGAATCTGCAAGGAGGAGTGTCCCCCAATGCAGAAATACAATCCAACAAACTACCTTTGGGAATCGAATCCAGATGGCAAATATGCCTATGGAGCAACTTGTGTGAAAGACTGCCCCGAGCATCTGCTGAAGGACAGTGGAGCTTGTGTTCGAGTATGTCCCTCAACGAAGATGGCCAAGAATGGTGAATGTGTTCCTTGCAATGGACCATGCCCGAAAACTTGTCCCGGAAAAGAGATCCTCGACTCTGGTAACATCGATGAGTTCAAAGGATGCACTGTAATCGAAGGGTCGATCAGAATTCTGGAGCAATCCTTCACCGGATATCAGTCGGTCCATAAAAACTACTCCTTGGGACCTCGATACTTGTCTATGCACCCCAATCGCCTTGAAGTTTTTTCTACAGTCAAGGAAATCACCGGATACCTGGATATCCAAGGCATGCACCCGGACTTCAAGAACTTATCGTACTTCAGGAACCTTGAAGTTATCCATGGACGTCAACTGATGGAGAACTATTTTGCCTCACTATCAATTGTGGTCTCATCACTGGAAAGTCTGGAACTTCGgagtctaaaacgaataaactCTGGAGCAGTGGTAATTCAGCAAAATGAAAGAATGTGTTTCGTGAATGGCATAGCCTGGGGGAAGATCTTAAAGTCCCTGGACCATGGAGTGGTGATAGCAAAGAACCGAAACGAGACTGATTGTG AAAAAGACAAAATGGTGTGTTCGGATCAATGTAATAATGCTGGTTGCTGGGGAGCTGGATCTGACCAGTGTTTGGAGTGCAAGAACTTCGCTTTCAATGGAACTTGTATTGCCGATTGCAAAAATATCACAAA TGCCTATCAATTTGATGCCAAGACCTGCAAAGAATGCCATCCAGAGTGTCGAACCTGCTCTGGGCCAGGGGCAGATCACTGCGATGAGTGTGTTCATGTTCGCGACGAACATAGATGTGTTACTGTCTGTCCGGATAACAAATACGCTGACCAATCTGGAATCTGCAGGGAATGTCATGAGACCTGCGAAGGTTGCACTGGACCCAAGAACACGATCGGCTATGAAGGCTGCAAGACCTGCGATGTGGCAATCATCAATAGTGACGCCACAGTAGACAGGTGTCTCAAGACAAACGAGAAATGTCCAGCTGGATATTATCGAGAGTTCGTGAATCCTCAAGAGCAGGGAAGTTTGAAACCCTTGGCGGGCAAGGCGATATGCAGAAAGTGTCATCCCCGTTGTGAACTCTGCACGGGATACGGTTTCCATGAGCAGGTTTGCCAGAAGTGTGCTGGCTACAAACGGGGAGAACAATGTGAGGATGAATGTCCTCCAGACTACTTTGCCGATGAGGCTACAAGGAAATGCATATCATGTGATGAAGAATGCAAGGGCTGTACCGGCCCGGGCTCGGAGAACTGCCAAGCTTGTGTCAATTTCAAGGTTTTCAATGAGGGCGAACCCAGCGACAACTCCACATCGTTCAACTGCACAAAGAAATGCCCTGAGGACTTTTCCCACATCGTCTATCAGTCGTTTAATGTTGGAAGTTATTGCTCAGCGACTCCTCCTCAGCGAATCACCATGCTCGATGCTGGCCATGACAACTACGTGGTCACACTCATAGCCTTCGGTACTCTGATAATGTTGCTGTGCACGCTAAGTGTCATCACTTACGTCTGCCGTCAAAAGACAAAAGCCAACAAGGAAGCTGTTAAGATGACAATGGTTCTATCTGGTTGCGAGGATTCCGAGCCGCTGAGACCAACTAACATCGGTGCAAATCTTTCCAAACTGCGAATCGTCAAAGAAGCTGAGCTCCGAAAAGGAGGAGTTCTAGGAATGGGTGCTTTCGGTCGAGTGTTCAAGGGTGTTTGGGTGCCAGAAGGGGAGAATGTAAAAATTCCAGTTGCAATCAAAGAACTGCTCAAGTCATCCGGAGTTGAATCGAGCGAAGAATTCTTGAGGGAAGCCTACATTATGGCCTCAGTTGAACATCCAAATCTGCTCAAGCTCCTCGCAGTGTGTATGACCTCACAAATGATGCTGATCACTCAACTCATGCCCTTGGGTTGCCTCCTGGATTATGTGAGGAACAACAAGGACAAAATCGGTTCGAAGGCTTTACTCAATTGGTCAACTCAGATCGCCAAGGGAATGTCATATCTCGAAGAGAAGCGGCTGGTCCACCGAGATTTGGCGGCGAGAAACGTCCTCGTTCAAACTCCATCATGTGTGAAGATTACCGACTTCGGTCTTGCGAAGCTTCTGACTGGAGATTCGAATGAATACAAGGCTGCAGGAGGCAAGATGCCAATCAAATGGCTCGCTCTGGAATGCATACGCCATCGAGTTTTCACCAGCAAATCTGACGTTTGGGCCTTTGGAGTGACCATCTGGGAACTGCTTACTTTTGGTCAGCGGCCGCATGAGAACATTCCCGCCAAGGATATCCCCGACCTGATTGAAGTTGGTCTCAAGCTCGAACAACCGGAGATCTGCTCGCTGGATATCTACTGCACTTTGCTCTCCTGTTGGCACCTCGATGCCGAGATGAGGCCATCGTTCAAACAGCTGGTGAACGTGTTCGCCGAGTTTGCTCGTGACCCCGGCCGGTACTTGGTCATTGCTGGAGACAAATTCACCCGCCTACCATCCTACACCAGTCAAGATGAGAAGGATCTCATCCGAAAACTGGCGCCGACATTTGAAGGCCCCGAGCCCGTTGTCGAAGCCGAAGACTATCTTCAACCAAAAGCTGCCAGACCAGGACCGAGCAATGAGACATCCGACGAACTCCCCACCAAGCTCAATCGCTATTGCAAGGATCCCATGAATAAGTCATCATCCGGTGGGGATGACGAAACGGACTCCAATGCTCGCGAGGTGGGTGTCGGAAACCTCCGTCTCGACTTGCCAGTCGACGAGGATGACTATCTCATGCCCACTTGTCAATCGGCAAGTGCGAACCCCCTCGGCACTGGACCCGGTGGCTACATGGACCTAATCGGAGTCCCAGCCAGTGTAGACAATCCCGAGTACTTGATGAACGGGCAGACGCTGAGTAGCAACGATGCACCCATCCCAACACAAACTATTGGCATCCCAGTGGTCATAATGCCAAATGGCACCACCAACGGTGTCATCATCGAAGGTGAACAAACGAGTTCAGATCATGAGTACTACAATGACACACAGAGGGAGCTGCAACCACTGCATCGGAGTGAAACCAGAGTGTGA
- the LOC129952338 gene encoding epidermal growth factor receptor isoform X1, translating into MMKGLLIVGLLLLNIVVESQAAKDRYTRLSNSSNGSENNDRHNNGSGGGGNGGNGGGGGNGGGGRKQYRQSHRQQQLQSSKQYQMQRISNNNLSSAQHTNSEDNHTEFVKGKICIGTKARLSVPSNREHHYRNLRDRYNNCTYVDGNLELTWLQDPNLDLSFLENIREVTGYILISHVDVKNVVFPRLQIIRGRTLFKLNVQDEEFALFATYSKMYTLEMPLLRDILEGSVGFYNNFNLCNIKTIRWTEIISGPDDVFNYVYNFTLPERECPKCHESCQDGCWGEGPKNCQKFSKINCSPQCAQGRCFGPRPRECCHLFCAGGCTGPTQKECIACKNFYDEGICKEECPPMQKYNPTNYLWESNPDGKYAYGATCVKDCPEHLLKDSGACVRVCPSTKMAKNGECVPCNGPCPKTCPGKEILDSGNIDEFKGCTVIEGSIRILEQSFTGYQSVHKNYSLGPRYLSMHPNRLEVFSTVKEITGYLDIQGMHPDFKNLSYFRNLEVIHGRQLMENYFASLSIVVSSLESLELRSLKRINSGAVVIQQNERMCFVNGIAWGKILKSLDHGVVIAKNRNETDCEKDKMVCSDQCNNAGCWGAGSDQCLECKNFAFNGTCIADCKNITNAYQFDAKTCKECHPECRTCSGPGADHCDECVHVRDEHRCVTVCPDNKYADQSGICRECHETCEGCTGPKNTIGYEGCKTCDVAIINSDATVDRCLKTNEKCPAGYYREFVNPQEQGSLKPLAGKAICRKCHPRCELCTGYGFHEQVCQKCAGYKRGEQCEDECPPDYFADEATRKCISCDEECKGCTGPGSENCQACVNFKVFNEGEPSDNSTSFNCTKKCPEDFSHIVYQSFNVGSYCSATPPQRITMLDAGHDNYVVTLIAFGTLIMLLCTLSVITYVCRQKTKANKEAVKMTMVLSGCEDSEPLRPTNIGANLSKLRIVKEAELRKGGVLGMGAFGRVFKGVWVPEGENVKIPVAIKELLKSSGVESSEEFLREAYIMASVEHPNLLKLLAVCMTSQMMLITQLMPLGCLLDYVRNNKDKIGSKALLNWSTQIAKGMSYLEEKRLVHRDLAARNVLVQTPSCVKITDFGLAKLLTGDSNEYKAAGGKMPIKWLALECIRHRVFTSKSDVWAFGVTIWELLTFGQRPHENIPAKDIPDLIEVGLKLEQPEICSLDIYCTLLSCWHLDAEMRPSFKQLVNVFAEFARDPGRYLVIAGDKFTRLPSYTSQDEKDLIRKLAPTFEGPEPVVEAEDYLQPKAARPGPSNETSDELPTKLNRYCKDPMNKSSSGGDDETDSNAREVGVGNLRLDLPVDEDDYLMPTCQSASANPLGTGPGGYMDLIGVPASVDNPEYLMNGQTLSSNDAPIPTQTIGIPVVIMPNGTTNGVIIEGEQTSSDHEYYNDTQRELQPLHRSETRV; encoded by the exons TTTGTATTGGAACTAAGGCACGATTGTCGGTGCCATCGAACCGGGAACATCACTATAGGAACCTAAGAGATCGATATAACAATTGCACTTATGTTGATGGTAATCTGGAACTAACATGGTTGCAAGATCCTAATTTAGATTTGAGTTTTCTTGAGAATATCCGCGAAGTCACTGGCTATATACTCATCAGTCACGTGGATGTCAAGAATGTCGTTTTTCCAAG ACTTCAAATTATTCGTGGACGAACACTTTTCAAGCTGAATGTCCAGGATGAAGAGTTTGCTCTGTTTGCAACTTACTCGAAGATGTACACGTTGGAGATGCCTTTGTTGAGGGATATTCTTGAGGGATCGGTGGGCTTCTATAATAATTTCAATCTTTGCAATATCAAGACCATCAGATGGACTGAGATTATTTCGGGACCGGACGACGTTTTCAACTATGTCTATAACTTCACTCTGCCGGAGAGGGAGTGTCCGAAGTGTCATGAATCTTGCCAGGACGGTTGTTGGGGTGAAGGACCGAAGAACTGTCAGAAGTTCTCCAAGATCAATTGCTCGCCGCAGTGTGCTCAGGGGCGCTGCTTTGGGCCAAGACCTCGGGAATGCTGTCACCTATTCTGCGCTGGTGGGTGTACTGGCCCGACGCAGAAGGAGTGCATCGCATGCAAGAATTTCTATGACGAAGGAATCTGCAAGGAGGAGTGTCCCCCAATGCAGAAATACAATCCAACAAACTACCTTTGGGAATCGAATCCAGATGGCAAATATGCCTATGGAGCAACTTGTGTGAAAGACTGCCCCGAGCATCTGCTGAAGGACAGTGGAGCTTGTGTTCGAGTATGTCCCTCAACGAAGATGGCCAAGAATGGTGAATGTGTTCCTTGCAATGGACCATGCCCGAAAACTTGTCCCGGAAAAGAGATCCTCGACTCTGGTAACATCGATGAGTTCAAAGGATGCACTGTAATCGAAGGGTCGATCAGAATTCTGGAGCAATCCTTCACCGGATATCAGTCGGTCCATAAAAACTACTCCTTGGGACCTCGATACTTGTCTATGCACCCCAATCGCCTTGAAGTTTTTTCTACAGTCAAGGAAATCACCGGATACCTGGATATCCAAGGCATGCACCCGGACTTCAAGAACTTATCGTACTTCAGGAACCTTGAAGTTATCCATGGACGTCAACTGATGGAGAACTATTTTGCCTCACTATCAATTGTGGTCTCATCACTGGAAAGTCTGGAACTTCGgagtctaaaacgaataaactCTGGAGCAGTGGTAATTCAGCAAAATGAAAGAATGTGTTTCGTGAATGGCATAGCCTGGGGGAAGATCTTAAAGTCCCTGGACCATGGAGTGGTGATAGCAAAGAACCGAAACGAGACTGATTGTG AAAAAGACAAAATGGTGTGTTCGGATCAATGTAATAATGCTGGTTGCTGGGGAGCTGGATCTGACCAGTGTTTGGAGTGCAAGAACTTCGCTTTCAATGGAACTTGTATTGCCGATTGCAAAAATATCACAAA TGCCTATCAATTTGATGCCAAGACCTGCAAAGAATGCCATCCAGAGTGTCGAACCTGCTCTGGGCCAGGGGCAGATCACTGCGATGAGTGTGTTCATGTTCGCGACGAACATAGATGTGTTACTGTCTGTCCGGATAACAAATACGCTGACCAATCTGGAATCTGCAGGGAATGTCATGAGACCTGCGAAGGTTGCACTGGACCCAAGAACACGATCGGCTATGAAGGCTGCAAGACCTGCGATGTGGCAATCATCAATAGTGACGCCACAGTAGACAGGTGTCTCAAGACAAACGAGAAATGTCCAGCTGGATATTATCGAGAGTTCGTGAATCCTCAAGAGCAGGGAAGTTTGAAACCCTTGGCGGGCAAGGCGATATGCAGAAAGTGTCATCCCCGTTGTGAACTCTGCACGGGATACGGTTTCCATGAGCAGGTTTGCCAGAAGTGTGCTGGCTACAAACGGGGAGAACAATGTGAGGATGAATGTCCTCCAGACTACTTTGCCGATGAGGCTACAAGGAAATGCATATCATGTGATGAAGAATGCAAGGGCTGTACCGGCCCGGGCTCGGAGAACTGCCAAGCTTGTGTCAATTTCAAGGTTTTCAATGAGGGCGAACCCAGCGACAACTCCACATCGTTCAACTGCACAAAGAAATGCCCTGAGGACTTTTCCCACATCGTCTATCAGTCGTTTAATGTTGGAAGTTATTGCTCAGCGACTCCTCCTCAGCGAATCACCATGCTCGATGCTGGCCATGACAACTACGTGGTCACACTCATAGCCTTCGGTACTCTGATAATGTTGCTGTGCACGCTAAGTGTCATCACTTACGTCTGCCGTCAAAAGACAAAAGCCAACAAGGAAGCTGTTAAGATGACAATGGTTCTATCTGGTTGCGAGGATTCCGAGCCGCTGAGACCAACTAACATCGGTGCAAATCTTTCCAAACTGCGAATCGTCAAAGAAGCTGAGCTCCGAAAAGGAGGAGTTCTAGGAATGGGTGCTTTCGGTCGAGTGTTCAAGGGTGTTTGGGTGCCAGAAGGGGAGAATGTAAAAATTCCAGTTGCAATCAAAGAACTGCTCAAGTCATCCGGAGTTGAATCGAGCGAAGAATTCTTGAGGGAAGCCTACATTATGGCCTCAGTTGAACATCCAAATCTGCTCAAGCTCCTCGCAGTGTGTATGACCTCACAAATGATGCTGATCACTCAACTCATGCCCTTGGGTTGCCTCCTGGATTATGTGAGGAACAACAAGGACAAAATCGGTTCGAAGGCTTTACTCAATTGGTCAACTCAGATCGCCAAGGGAATGTCATATCTCGAAGAGAAGCGGCTGGTCCACCGAGATTTGGCGGCGAGAAACGTCCTCGTTCAAACTCCATCATGTGTGAAGATTACCGACTTCGGTCTTGCGAAGCTTCTGACTGGAGATTCGAATGAATACAAGGCTGCAGGAGGCAAGATGCCAATCAAATGGCTCGCTCTGGAATGCATACGCCATCGAGTTTTCACCAGCAAATCTGACGTTTGGGCCTTTGGAGTGACCATCTGGGAACTGCTTACTTTTGGTCAGCGGCCGCATGAGAACATTCCCGCCAAGGATATCCCCGACCTGATTGAAGTTGGTCTCAAGCTCGAACAACCGGAGATCTGCTCGCTGGATATCTACTGCACTTTGCTCTCCTGTTGGCACCTCGATGCCGAGATGAGGCCATCGTTCAAACAGCTGGTGAACGTGTTCGCCGAGTTTGCTCGTGACCCCGGCCGGTACTTGGTCATTGCTGGAGACAAATTCACCCGCCTACCATCCTACACCAGTCAAGATGAGAAGGATCTCATCCGAAAACTGGCGCCGACATTTGAAGGCCCCGAGCCCGTTGTCGAAGCCGAAGACTATCTTCAACCAAAAGCTGCCAGACCAGGACCGAGCAATGAGACATCCGACGAACTCCCCACCAAGCTCAATCGCTATTGCAAGGATCCCATGAATAAGTCATCATCCGGTGGGGATGACGAAACGGACTCCAATGCTCGCGAGGTGGGTGTCGGAAACCTCCGTCTCGACTTGCCAGTCGACGAGGATGACTATCTCATGCCCACTTGTCAATCGGCAAGTGCGAACCCCCTCGGCACTGGACCCGGTGGCTACATGGACCTAATCGGAGTCCCAGCCAGTGTAGACAATCCCGAGTACTTGATGAACGGGCAGACGCTGAGTAGCAACGATGCACCCATCCCAACACAAACTATTGGCATCCCAGTGGTCATAATGCCAAATGGCACCACCAACGGTGTCATCATCGAAGGTGAACAAACGAGTTCAGATCATGAGTACTACAATGACACACAGAGGGAGCTGCAACCACTGCATCGGAGTGAAACCAGAGTGTGA